The DNA sequence ACGATGCCGCCGATGATGATGCCGGTCAACAGCATCTTCGAGTTGGCATAGATCGCTTGGGCTTCATCGTATTTCCCTTGAGCGATTTTCACTTTGATGTCCACCAGGTTGTTGATCGCGTCGATGGAGGCTTTGAATTTCACGGCTCCGTCGCCTTTCATGGCGGCGAGTGCCCCCGCATGATCACCGGCCAGCAACAGACGGAACACGGTATTGTCCCGATAGGCTCGATAATCGTCATAGACCTTGGCGAAATCGTCGTAAGCCTTTTGGACAAGCTCGGCCTTGATGGATTTCGCAAAGTTCTCCCGGTTCTCGTCGACGAGTTTGTTCAGCTCTTTCACTTTGGCCAGCGAGTCCTCGCGGTCGGCGGCATTGGCGGTCAGCAATGCCGTGATCGTTTGCGAGCGCATCTGGTACACCAGGCCACGCACTTTAGTGAGAGTCATGAGGGGCTTGAGCTGCACGGTATAGATATTGTCGGTGGATTGGGTGATCGTCCCCATATTCGTGATGCCCATATAACCGACAAAGGCCATGAGCGCTCCCATGGCGGCAAAGCCCAGCATTAACTTACTGCCCACTTTCATATTGTTGAACCAACTGAACATGATGACGTCCTTTCGATGATGGTTGCGAACGCTGTCGCGCGAATGCGTTAGGCTGCCTTGTCGAGTGCGTGCATGGCTTCTGTCTCATCGGCGGTGAGGACCTGGTCGATATTGAGCAAGGAGACCAGCTTGTCCCCGCATTTGCCGATTCCGCTGAGAAAGCTGACATCGACGTTGGTCCCGAATTGCGGAGGGGGCTGAATGTCTTTGGCGGCGATATCCAGAACGTCCGACACGGCATCCACGATCACCCCCATGATGCGATCGCGCACGACGACGACCACGATCACGGTGAACATGGTCGGTTCGACTTCCGGCATCCCGAACTTGCTGCGCAGATTCACGATGGGCACGATGGTGCCGCGCAGATTCAGCACGCCCTTGATGAAGCCTGGGGTGTTGGGGATGCGGGTGACGGCGGTGTAGCCTTTGATCTCCTGGACGCGCAGGATATCGACGCCGTAGTGTTCGTCGCCCAGGGTGAAGCTCAGAAACTGATTTCCGCCGGTCGCGAGACCGAGGCCGGCCGTCGTCTCAGCGCTGAGGGTGGCGGGCGTCTGTGTCATGCCTGCTGCCATAGAATCCTCCTTGTAGTCTGTCGGGTCTGTCTCGTCTCTCTAGAAACCCGGCGCATTCGACTGGCCGGCCCAGGATTGGCCGCAACGGTCCGTCCTGTTCTGGTCATCTCCCCTCATGATCCTGATGCCCCTCGCGTTGACTTCCCCCGTCAGAATCCCTACACTTTGCGCCGTCGCACGAGAGGACGGCTATGGATTCCGAATCCCTGACACAGGTTGAACGGATCGTGACAGCGGTTACCGAAGGCCTCCGCCAGGACATAGCGGCGCTGCGTCACGACATGGCGGCGCTCCGCCAGTCCACCGACACCACGGCGACGGAACTTCGCCAGGACATAGCGGCGCTCCGCCAAGCCACCGACACCACGGCGACGGAACTCCGTCAGGACATGGCGGCGCTCCGCCAGTCCACGGAAATGACCGCTGAGGACATCAAACGTCATACTGGTGTATTGGTTGAAGGACTTCGCCACGATATCCAATCGGTCGCCGAGGGATTTCAGATGCATCTCGATCGCCGGCATGCCGAAGACCATGAATACATGGATCAAGAATTTCGAGAACTGCGCGCGCTCCTGAAATTGTCCTACGCGCAACTCCATGACCGCGTCGAAGCGCTTGATCATCGGGTCAGCCGTATCGAACAGCATCTTGGCCTCTCGGAGTGAGTCCGTCTCGAACATGATTGCGATTCACCGCTCTGCGTGAAGCGTCGTCCGTTTCCGGATTCTGATGTTTCCCGCTTCACGCTTCCCATCCCGTTCATGCCGCGACGGAAAGTCCGTGACGGCTGAGTTCGATCAAGCCCCGCACATCGAGGATGAAGCTGACTGTTCCATCGCCGAGAATCGTCGCGCCGGCGATGCCCTCGACTTTTCGGAAGTTCTTTTCAAGGCTCTTGATGACCACCTGCTGTTGTCCCAGCAGCTCATCCACCATGACCGCCACGCGCTCCTGCTCGGTTTCCAGCATGACCAGAATCGCCTTGGTCGGATCCTGACAATCCGCCTCGATGGAAAAGGCCTCGGAGAGGCGCACGATCGGATGGTACGAGCCGCGCACTTCCACCACTTCGCCCTTACCGGTAATAGTCTTGACGGACGCCGCCGTCGGTTGAATCGATTCCAGGATCGAGACCAGCGGGATAATGTAACTTTCCCGTCCGACCCGCACCGTCATCCCTTCGATGATCGCCAGGGTCAGCGGGAGCTTGAGGGTAAACGTCGTGCCTTTGCCCAGCGCGGTCTTGATGCTGACGGTTCCGCCGAGGGCTTGGATGTTCTTTTTCACGACATCCATGCCGACGCCCCGGCCGGACACGTCGGTGATCTTGTCGGCTGTGGAAAAGCCCGGTCGGAAAATCAATCCGTTGATCTGATCGTCGGAG is a window from the Nitrospira sp. genome containing:
- a CDS encoding chemotaxis protein CheW produces the protein MAAGMTQTPATLSAETTAGLGLATGGNQFLSFTLGDEHYGVDILRVQEIKGYTAVTRIPNTPGFIKGVLNLRGTIVPIVNLRSKFGMPEVEPTMFTVIVVVVVRDRIMGVIVDAVSDVLDIAAKDIQPPPQFGTNVDVSFLSGIGKCGDKLVSLLNIDQVLTADETEAMHALDKAA